Proteins from a single region of Chryseobacterium sp. T16E-39:
- a CDS encoding diphosphomevalonate/mevalonate 3,5-bisphosphate decarboxylase family protein, with protein sequence MTTQEFLGKENYTITSQTVSESCPSNIALIKYWGKYADQIPANPSISYTLNHCKTNTTIEFLADEPFSVQTFLSGTEEVKFGEKIEKYFKNIEKYLPWILKGKYIINTENTFPHSSGIASSASGFGAIAKCLMTLEGLFSEGISEQQSLQKASFLARLGSGSACRSLYNGLVVWGVSDEVSGSSDLFAVQYANDEIHEIFKDFNDWVLLIHEGQKSVSSTIGHGLMNTNPYAERRFQEARENFVPMKDILKKGDLESFIKLVEHEALTLHAMMMMSDPAFILMKTGTLEVINKIWDFRRETQLPLFFTLDAGANVHLLFPNNGSEEIIKNFIETELLQHTQKNGVVKDIMKF encoded by the coding sequence ATGACGACACAGGAATTTTTAGGAAAAGAAAATTATACCATTACTTCACAAACGGTTTCAGAAAGCTGCCCATCCAATATTGCCTTAATTAAATATTGGGGAAAATATGCAGATCAGATTCCTGCTAACCCAAGCATCAGCTATACACTTAATCACTGTAAAACGAATACGACAATAGAGTTTTTAGCTGATGAGCCTTTCTCAGTTCAAACCTTTTTATCAGGAACTGAAGAAGTGAAATTTGGAGAAAAAATAGAAAAATATTTTAAGAATATTGAGAAATATTTACCCTGGATTTTAAAAGGGAAATATATTATTAATACGGAAAATACCTTCCCTCACAGTTCCGGAATTGCAAGTTCAGCTTCAGGTTTTGGAGCTATTGCAAAATGCCTGATGACTTTAGAGGGGCTGTTTTCTGAAGGAATATCCGAACAACAGTCTTTGCAGAAAGCTTCTTTTTTAGCAAGACTTGGAAGTGGAAGTGCATGCCGAAGCCTGTATAACGGATTGGTTGTTTGGGGAGTTTCTGATGAGGTTTCAGGAAGTTCTGATCTGTTTGCGGTACAATATGCTAATGATGAGATTCATGAGATTTTCAAGGATTTTAATGATTGGGTGCTGTTGATCCATGAAGGTCAAAAAAGTGTTTCTTCTACAATAGGGCATGGTCTAATGAATACGAATCCATATGCTGAAAGAAGATTCCAGGAAGCTCGCGAGAATTTTGTTCCGATGAAAGATATCCTTAAAAAAGGAGATCTGGAAAGTTTTATTAAATTAGTAGAACATGAGGCCCTTACGCTTCATGCAATGATGATGATGAGTGATCCTGCATTTATTCTGATGAAAACAGGAACTCTGGAAGTGATTAATAAAATATGGGATTTTAGAAGAGAAACCCAATTGCCTTTATTCTTTACTTTGGATGCAGGTGCTAATGTTCATCTTCTGTTTCCCAATAATGGGTCTGAAGAAATAATCAAAAACTTTATTGAAACTGAGCTATTGCAGCATACCCAGAAGAATGGGGTGGTGAAGGATATTATGAAATTTTAA
- a CDS encoding AMP-dependent synthetase/ligase has product MNLAEAIISKNVEKHPLKSAIGFKNKEVWKELSWKKFGEMVFKTANALKESGIQENDRVAIYADNSAEWMIFDLASLSIGAITVPIYSTNNAEQAEYIINDSQAKAVLVGNQDQYNACFELLNKEGNALQTVIVTKKAVWIKKGDAFYLEDFIAKSSPQLEISKKEYNDVATLIYTSGTTGTPKGVMLTHGNFIKAFDAHFEFFKFKNFEEELSLAFLPLSHVFERSWSLLSLYGGARVYFLEDPKNIAKALVEIKPTMMCAVPRFFQKIYAGVNDMADASSPLKKKIFNWALEVGQQTAELRRNDLQTPFGLKIKESIANMLVFSKIKEKMGGRLWFLPCGGASLSPEVTRFFESVGIHVTVGYGLTETTATLTLFPLTHFEHATSGKPLPGVEIRIGENDEIQARGNGIMKGYYNKPEETKAVFTEDGWFKTGDAGKFDDQGNLIITDRIKDLMKTSNGKYIAPQQIENLLTNNNYIQQIVLIAEGRQFVSALIVPNFEFLEDYIKKNNIAFTNWDEVVKKEEIINLYKNKVKELQEHLADFEKVKKFTLMPAEFDINTGEITPTLKIKRNVVLKRYEDIIEKMY; this is encoded by the coding sequence ATGAATCTTGCAGAGGCTATTATCAGTAAAAATGTAGAAAAGCATCCTTTAAAATCAGCTATTGGTTTTAAAAATAAAGAGGTCTGGAAAGAACTGAGCTGGAAGAAATTTGGCGAAATGGTTTTTAAAACGGCCAATGCCCTCAAAGAATCTGGAATTCAGGAAAATGACAGAGTTGCTATTTACGCTGATAATTCAGCGGAGTGGATGATCTTTGATTTGGCTTCATTGTCGATCGGGGCGATTACAGTTCCGATTTATTCAACCAATAATGCAGAACAGGCAGAATATATCATCAATGATTCTCAGGCGAAAGCTGTTTTAGTAGGAAATCAGGATCAATATAATGCTTGCTTTGAACTTTTAAATAAAGAAGGAAATGCCCTCCAAACGGTCATTGTCACTAAAAAGGCAGTATGGATCAAAAAGGGAGATGCTTTTTATCTGGAAGACTTTATTGCAAAATCTTCTCCTCAATTGGAGATCAGTAAAAAAGAATATAATGATGTAGCGACCCTGATCTATACATCGGGAACGACAGGGACGCCTAAAGGTGTTATGCTGACGCATGGTAACTTTATAAAAGCTTTCGATGCTCATTTTGAATTTTTTAAGTTTAAAAATTTTGAAGAAGAGCTTTCACTGGCATTTTTACCTTTGAGTCATGTTTTTGAAAGAAGCTGGAGCTTACTTTCATTGTATGGTGGTGCAAGAGTTTATTTTTTAGAAGATCCTAAAAATATTGCTAAAGCATTGGTAGAAATAAAACCAACAATGATGTGTGCTGTTCCAAGATTTTTCCAGAAGATTTATGCAGGAGTGAATGATATGGCAGACGCAAGCTCGCCATTAAAGAAAAAGATCTTCAATTGGGCTTTGGAAGTAGGACAGCAAACTGCTGAATTAAGAAGAAATGATCTTCAGACTCCATTTGGATTAAAAATAAAGGAATCTATTGCAAATATGCTGGTCTTTAGTAAGATCAAAGAAAAAATGGGCGGTAGATTATGGTTTTTACCTTGTGGTGGAGCTTCTTTATCACCTGAAGTAACAAGGTTCTTTGAGTCCGTAGGAATCCATGTGACAGTGGGATACGGTCTTACAGAAACAACCGCTACTTTAACGTTATTTCCTTTAACTCATTTTGAACATGCAACCAGCGGGAAACCTTTGCCAGGAGTTGAAATCCGGATTGGTGAGAATGATGAAATTCAGGCACGGGGAAATGGGATTATGAAAGGATATTACAATAAACCTGAAGAAACAAAAGCTGTATTCACAGAAGATGGCTGGTTTAAAACGGGAGATGCAGGAAAGTTTGATGATCAAGGAAATCTGATCATCACCGACCGGATCAAAGACCTGATGAAAACTTCCAACGGGAAATATATCGCTCCACAACAAATAGAGAATCTTTTAACCAATAATAATTATATTCAACAGATTGTACTGATTGCGGAAGGAAGACAATTTGTTTCAGCTTTAATTGTTCCTAACTTTGAATTTTTAGAAGATTATATCAAGAAAAATAACATCGCCTTTACAAATTGGGATGAGGTAGTGAAAAAAGAAGAGATCATCAATCTCTATAAAAATAAGGTTAAAGAACTGCAGGAACATCTAGCTGACTTCGAAAAGGTGAAAAAATTTACATTGATGCCTGCTGAATTTGATATCAATACCGGAGAAATTACACCAACATTGAAGATCAAAAGGAATGTAGTTCTTAAGAGATATGAAGATATTATTGAAAAAATGTACTAG
- a CDS encoding NAD-dependent epimerase/dehydratase family protein codes for MVFVTGATGILGRVVILELLKRGKSVRGAKRPTSNLNEVKHSYQFYTENPDDFFNKIEWVDVDFDDLNSLQEALKGVEEVYHCAAKVSFHPKDEKEMYHTNIKGTEKLLFACEGSGVTKFLHVSSVAVLDSFNEKGELDEDSDFNPKIDHSAYAISKHLSEMEVWRASAEGLNTIIINPAIIIGSGNWEQSSGELFSTFEKNNFTFSGGSSYVDVRDVARVSIELMEKNIFGERFILVSENKRFAEIGNHIRRKLGLKNARILSQAELNAGRIANILLGWLIPKLRMVTKSNIEAITSLNIISNQKIKEKLNYQFIPVQESIDFHINNYSNDKKLNK; via the coding sequence ATGGTTTTTGTAACGGGAGCAACCGGAATTTTGGGACGCGTAGTCATTTTAGAACTTCTTAAAAGAGGTAAAAGTGTACGGGGCGCCAAAAGACCTACAAGTAATTTAAACGAAGTAAAGCATTCATATCAGTTTTATACGGAAAATCCAGATGATTTTTTTAATAAAATTGAATGGGTAGATGTAGATTTTGATGATTTGAATTCTTTACAGGAGGCTCTGAAGGGGGTGGAAGAAGTGTACCATTGTGCTGCAAAAGTAAGTTTCCATCCTAAGGATGAAAAAGAGATGTACCATACCAATATTAAAGGTACAGAGAAGCTTTTATTTGCCTGTGAAGGTTCAGGTGTTACGAAATTTTTACATGTAAGCTCTGTTGCCGTATTAGATAGTTTTAATGAAAAAGGTGAGCTTGATGAGGATTCTGATTTTAACCCAAAAATTGATCACTCTGCCTATGCTATTTCAAAACATTTATCTGAAATGGAAGTTTGGCGAGCTTCGGCAGAAGGTTTAAATACTATAATTATTAATCCTGCTATTATTATCGGAAGCGGAAATTGGGAGCAAAGTAGTGGTGAGCTTTTTTCAACTTTTGAAAAAAATAATTTTACATTTTCAGGAGGTTCATCGTATGTTGATGTTCGTGATGTTGCCAGAGTTTCCATAGAATTAATGGAAAAAAATATTTTTGGTGAACGCTTTATTCTGGTCTCTGAAAATAAAAGGTTTGCAGAGATTGGGAATCATATCCGCAGAAAATTGGGATTGAAAAATGCCAGAATACTTTCTCAAGCGGAACTTAACGCCGGAAGAATTGCCAATATACTTTTAGGATGGCTGATTCCAAAATTAAGAATGGTTACAAAATCCAATATTGAAGCTATAACTTCACTCAATATCATTTCGAATCAAAAGATCAAAGAAAAACTGAATTATCAATTCATTCCCGTACAGGAAAGTATCGATTTTCATATTAATAATTATAGTAACGACAAAAAGCTGAATAAATAA
- a CDS encoding MvdC/MvdD family ATP grasp protein, whose translation MNNKILIITHTGDNFSIQKVTEYIGKNDFEVIRFDVDLYPLQNKLSTTFQDGKWISTLETPDAKHRLDDIAAVWYRRAYNMGEGLREEIDTKFYGAAMGEIRTTLFGFLESIDVYALGKPSVYRRLDSKEEQLKIADKIGFKIPETCITNNPEEAKNFILKHQNVIGKMQSGFAIYEDGVESVVFTNVISEDKLEDLDTLLYCPMQFQKKIEKKRELRVTAVGQDVYAFEIDSQQFEDAKVDWRKDGVNLIDKWVRTDLPKEIENKVLELLDVYNVDYGALDIIVSPEDEYYFIEINGAGEFFWLDNLTEENLISKSIADVLCDKAPRRNNMVLA comes from the coding sequence ATGAACAATAAAATTTTAATCATCACTCATACAGGGGATAATTTTTCGATACAGAAAGTAACAGAATATATCGGAAAGAATGACTTTGAAGTTATCCGTTTTGATGTAGATCTTTATCCTCTACAAAATAAATTATCCACGACTTTCCAGGATGGGAAATGGATCAGTACTCTTGAAACTCCTGATGCCAAACATCGTTTAGATGACATTGCTGCCGTATGGTACAGGAGAGCATACAATATGGGCGAGGGTTTAAGAGAGGAGATAGACACCAAATTCTATGGTGCCGCAATGGGTGAGATCAGAACTACTCTTTTTGGATTTTTAGAATCCATTGATGTATATGCATTAGGTAAACCAAGTGTTTACAGAAGATTGGACAGCAAGGAAGAGCAGCTGAAAATTGCAGACAAGATAGGGTTTAAAATTCCTGAAACCTGCATTACCAATAATCCGGAGGAGGCGAAAAACTTTATTCTAAAGCACCAAAATGTGATTGGAAAGATGCAGTCTGGTTTTGCGATTTATGAGGATGGGGTAGAAAGTGTAGTATTTACCAATGTGATTAGTGAAGATAAATTGGAAGATTTAGATACATTGTTGTATTGTCCAATGCAATTCCAGAAGAAAATTGAAAAGAAAAGAGAACTGAGGGTGACCGCAGTAGGTCAGGATGTGTATGCGTTTGAAATTGATTCACAACAATTTGAAGACGCAAAAGTAGACTGGAGAAAAGATGGTGTGAACCTTATCGATAAATGGGTAAGAACCGATCTTCCTAAAGAGATTGAAAATAAAGTTCTCGAACTTCTGGATGTATATAATGTTGATTATGGTGCGTTGGATATTATTGTATCTCCTGAGGATGAGTATTATTTTATTGAAATTAATGGTGCCGGAGAATTTTTCTGGCTGGATAATCTTACGGAAGAGAATCTTATTTCGAAAAGTATCGCAGATGTATTGTGTGATAAAGCACCAAGGAGAAATAATATGGTGCTGGCATAA
- a CDS encoding MvdC/MvdD family ATP grasp protein: protein MILCITHSSDYYNIDIFFEYLTSKNIPYFRLNSDHLNHLQEISISENSFELTDESGNTMRSEDIKAVWHRKGWRISIPEELDNDYVKIFLNEYTSLRYNLYTALEDVPWINPFEEEKKVDGNKLYQLKIAKKNNLTIPKTLFSNDEEKITGFFHEHCNGKAVAKLHGVISKSMSGEDLLSTTIIDEDNLETISDIAYCPMIFQPYIEKEYELRIMYVDGDFFTGKINNSEHADWRVNQGNYFWSAYELPEDIKAYLSGMMKEMGLYMGAIDMIKGRDGNYYFLEVNPQGEWGMLQKELNFPIAERIADNLIKRMKN from the coding sequence ATGATTCTTTGTATCACTCACTCCAGCGATTACTATAATATTGATATTTTTTTCGAATATCTTACCTCTAAAAATATTCCTTATTTCAGATTGAATTCGGATCATCTGAATCATTTGCAGGAAATCAGTATTAGCGAAAATTCATTTGAATTAACAGATGAATCTGGAAATACAATGCGGTCTGAAGATATCAAAGCAGTCTGGCACAGAAAGGGCTGGCGAATCAGTATTCCGGAAGAGTTGGATAATGATTATGTGAAAATTTTCCTCAATGAATATACAAGTCTTCGCTATAATCTTTATACTGCTTTAGAGGATGTTCCGTGGATTAATCCTTTTGAAGAAGAAAAAAAGGTAGATGGAAATAAATTGTATCAGTTAAAAATTGCGAAGAAAAATAATCTAACGATCCCAAAAACATTGTTTTCAAACGATGAAGAAAAAATAACTGGCTTTTTCCATGAACACTGTAATGGAAAAGCAGTAGCAAAACTTCATGGAGTAATTTCCAAATCGATGAGTGGGGAAGATTTGCTTTCTACAACTATAATTGATGAGGATAATTTGGAAACCATCTCAGATATTGCTTACTGTCCGATGATCTTTCAGCCTTATATAGAAAAGGAATATGAATTAAGGATCATGTATGTAGATGGTGATTTTTTCACAGGAAAGATCAATAACAGTGAACATGCCGACTGGCGTGTTAATCAGGGAAATTATTTTTGGTCAGCTTATGAATTACCTGAAGATATTAAAGCTTATCTTTCCGGAATGATGAAAGAAATGGGACTTTATATGGGAGCCATTGATATGATCAAAGGAAGAGATGGAAATTACTATTTCCTGGAGGTAAATCCACAGGGAGAGTGGGGAATGTTACAAAAAGAATTGAATTTTCCCATTGCGGAAAGAATTGCTGATAACCTTATAAAAAGAATGAAAAACTAA
- a CDS encoding microviridin/marinostatin family tricyclic proteinase inhibitor: MKNKSSKKKPFFAAFLEKQLKDPQSVTGGGPDITIPERDVVTKPTLDMAHTMKYPSDGDDDAPTVPL; this comes from the coding sequence ATGAAAAACAAGAGTTCAAAGAAAAAGCCATTTTTCGCAGCATTCCTTGAAAAGCAATTGAAAGATCCTCAGTCTGTAACAGGAGGTGGACCAGATATTACAATTCCGGAAAGAGATGTTGTTACAAAGCCAACTTTAGATATGGCTCATACAATGAAATATCCGTCTGACGGAGATGATGATGCTCCTACAGTACCATTATAG
- a CDS encoding microviridin/marinostatin family tricyclic proteinase inhibitor codes for MKPKKLKKPFFASFLEKQIQEPEKVTGGGGGVITSINGDDITIPSKDNITSVLADNVTTVRNDNVTLKYPSDNDEGGPLHPIDPNLPIDHL; via the coding sequence ATGAAACCAAAAAAACTAAAAAAACCATTCTTTGCTTCTTTTTTAGAGAAACAAATTCAAGAACCTGAGAAAGTAACTGGTGGAGGCGGTGGAGTAATCACTTCTATTAATGGAGATGATATTACGATTCCTTCAAAAGACAATATCACTTCTGTTTTAGCAGACAATGTAACAACAGTAAGAAATGATAATGTAACATTGAAGTACCCTTCTGATAATGACGAAGGAGGACCTCTTCATCCGATAGATCCCAACTTACCGATCGATCATTTATAG
- a CDS encoding alpha/beta fold hydrolase: protein MEILHSKIFGEDKSSTPLLVFHGLFGMLDNWGSFGKDLGEYLPVHLLDLRNHGRSFHSESMSHDDLANDIANYMDHYGIQKAHVLGHSLGGKAVMQFAIKYPEKVEKLIVVDISPKAYPPHHQGIIKALETVDFNTVGSRNEVEAVLNQYIPEKSTIQFLTKNLYWDDNKKLNWRFNLKTLSEKYNEFVSNAIKFGVFEGDTLFISGEKSNYILPQDEFAIKQQFPKAKMVIVKNAAHWVQADNPVEFSLVVKKFLGLE from the coding sequence ATGGAAATTTTACATTCAAAAATATTTGGCGAGGATAAATCGTCTACACCTTTATTGGTATTTCACGGATTATTCGGAATGCTTGATAACTGGGGAAGCTTTGGAAAGGACCTGGGAGAATATCTTCCTGTTCATTTGTTGGATCTGAGAAATCACGGCAGAAGTTTCCATTCTGAAAGTATGTCACATGATGATCTGGCTAATGATATTGCCAATTATATGGATCATTATGGAATTCAAAAAGCCCATGTTCTGGGCCATTCTTTGGGAGGGAAGGCAGTGATGCAATTTGCTATAAAATACCCTGAAAAAGTGGAAAAACTTATTGTGGTGGATATTTCTCCAAAAGCATATCCTCCTCATCACCAAGGAATCATTAAAGCGCTGGAAACCGTCGATTTCAATACTGTTGGTTCAAGAAATGAAGTTGAAGCGGTTTTGAATCAATATATCCCTGAAAAATCAACCATCCAGTTTTTGACCAAGAATTTATATTGGGATGACAATAAAAAACTGAACTGGAGGTTCAATCTGAAGACGTTGTCTGAAAAATATAATGAATTTGTTTCTAACGCTATAAAATTTGGTGTTTTTGAAGGAGATACTTTATTTATTTCAGGAGAAAAATCAAATTATATTCTTCCTCAGGATGAATTTGCCATTAAACAGCAATTTCCAAAAGCTAAAATGGTTATCGTAAAAAATGCTGCACATTGGGTTCAGGCGGATAATCCTGTTGAGTTTAGTCTCGTTGTGAAGAAATTCTTAGGCTTAGAGTGA
- a CDS encoding pyridoxine 5'-phosphate synthase: protein MTKLSVNINKIATLRNARGGETPSVTEAAIKIQEFGGQGITIHPRPDERHITRKDVYDLKPLVTTEFNIEGNPHRAFIDMVLEVKPEQVTLVPDADDAITSNAGWDTKKHLDFLKEIIAEFKNAGIRTSIFLDPTPELVEYAAKTGADRIELYTEAYAKEYLTNKEQAIKPYLETAIAASNFDLGINAGHDLSLENLKYFADTIPNLLEVSIGHALVSEALYMGMENTVQAYLKRLAKW from the coding sequence ATGACAAAACTAAGTGTAAACATTAATAAAATTGCCACTTTAAGAAATGCAAGAGGCGGCGAAACTCCCAGTGTAACTGAAGCAGCAATAAAAATCCAGGAATTTGGAGGGCAGGGTATTACAATTCATCCAAGACCTGATGAAAGACATATTACAAGAAAAGATGTTTATGATCTTAAGCCTTTGGTAACGACAGAATTTAATATTGAAGGAAATCCTCATCGTGCATTTATTGATATGGTTCTGGAAGTGAAACCGGAGCAGGTAACATTGGTTCCTGATGCAGATGATGCAATAACTTCTAATGCAGGATGGGATACCAAAAAGCATTTAGATTTCCTGAAGGAGATCATTGCTGAATTTAAAAATGCAGGAATCCGTACCTCAATATTTCTTGATCCAACTCCGGAATTGGTAGAATATGCTGCAAAAACGGGTGCTGACAGAATTGAATTATACACAGAAGCTTACGCAAAAGAATATCTTACAAATAAAGAACAGGCTATAAAACCTTATCTTGAAACCGCTATTGCTGCCAGTAATTTTGATTTGGGGATCAATGCGGGACATGATTTAAGTCTTGAAAATCTTAAGTATTTTGCAGATACGATTCCCAATCTGTTAGAAGTTTCTATTGGACATGCTTTGGTTTCTGAAGCTTTGTATATGGGAATGGAGAACACGGTTCAGGCGTATCTGAAAAGATTGGCGAAATGGTAA
- a CDS encoding mechanosensitive ion channel family protein — translation MKDELQDTKDFLQDISDQIHYFVRDNVPGDLVLTCQIILKFLFLAGIVYLLDFIFKFLVNIVFKYFFDKEKYPVLKSIYQSRITNSLVHLGALNFAEYALKSVFWRHPKSFELLGVIVSVAIIFVIAGMLFRALTALRNYFVIKQDFYKIMALNAISESVKIFGIFILTVVGICVIFGIKGGTILGSLGAITAVLVLVFRDTILGFVTGLHVATSKNMKVGDWIGIPKYNIEGNIADISLLTTKITNFDKTVSTIPTYDLLTTEIKNLQIMSESNTRRIKKSIYFNINSFKFLSDEEIDRLKDINLISEYLEGKSLEIRKEKESLAHNDKIVNGRQLTNIGVFRYYAQKYIENDPDVDKRGVVMVRQLDITPQGLPLEIYCFANDSKWERFEQIQADIFDHLLVASKEFDLQVMQVAVKV, via the coding sequence ATGAAAGATGAACTACAAGACACTAAAGATTTTCTGCAGGATATAAGTGATCAGATTCATTATTTTGTAAGAGATAATGTCCCTGGTGATTTGGTGCTTACCTGCCAGATTATTCTTAAGTTTTTATTCTTAGCAGGAATAGTTTATCTATTGGATTTCATTTTTAAATTTCTGGTTAATATTGTATTTAAATATTTTTTTGATAAAGAAAAATATCCGGTTTTAAAATCGATTTATCAATCCAGAATTACCAATTCACTCGTTCATCTGGGTGCTTTGAATTTTGCAGAATATGCTTTGAAATCTGTATTTTGGAGACATCCTAAAAGTTTTGAATTACTGGGAGTCATCGTTAGCGTAGCGATCATTTTTGTTATAGCAGGAATGCTGTTCAGGGCATTAACAGCACTGAGGAATTACTTTGTCATCAAGCAGGACTTTTATAAGATAATGGCATTGAATGCTATTTCAGAATCAGTAAAAATATTTGGTATTTTTATCCTGACAGTAGTAGGGATATGTGTTATTTTTGGGATCAAAGGCGGGACAATTTTAGGAAGTTTGGGAGCTATTACAGCAGTTTTAGTTCTCGTTTTCAGAGATACTATTCTGGGGTTTGTAACGGGACTTCACGTAGCCACTTCTAAAAATATGAAAGTCGGAGACTGGATTGGAATTCCTAAATATAATATCGAAGGAAATATTGCAGATATCAGTCTTTTAACAACAAAGATTACCAATTTTGATAAAACAGTATCTACCATTCCTACCTACGACTTACTGACTACTGAAATCAAAAATCTTCAGATCATGTCTGAATCCAACACCCGAAGGATTAAAAAATCGATTTACTTCAATATCAATTCATTTAAATTTTTAAGTGATGAAGAGATTGATCGTCTGAAAGATATCAATTTAATTTCTGAATATCTTGAAGGTAAAAGCCTGGAAATAAGAAAAGAAAAAGAATCGCTTGCTCACAATGACAAGATTGTCAATGGGCGGCAGCTTACGAATATCGGCGTTTTCAGATATTATGCTCAAAAATACATTGAAAACGATCCGGACGTAGATAAAAGAGGCGTTGTAATGGTTCGCCAGCTGGATATTACTCCACAGGGTCTGCCCCTGGAAATCTATTGTTTTGCGAACGATTCTAAGTGGGAACGTTTTGAACAGATCCAGGCTGATATTTTTGATCACCTTTTGGTAGCTTCAAAGGAATTTGATCTGCAGGTAATGCAGGTAGCTGTGAAAGTGTAA
- a CDS encoding carboxypeptidase-like regulatory domain-containing protein, whose protein sequence is MRKHYLFILLCVFTLLTNCSGGDDPQTPSENVGPSMVKTGKLTGKVMSQNGTKPIGGASVFTFDDKYKIYYTTSDADGNFTLVAPTGTRTIHIQTGNGSNFRTEISTTVKDSETLNLDASQTKLNQVAKIAYVKGTYDKIEDIIQTLGYTATEITNADLANLTTVAQYDIIFLNCGSRNSYSSNPALYAVIDTNLATFVANGGSIYASDWDVAYLVGGATNTTNCSLPGGFVPDTKLCSKNIGNSGTLGATVTNTGLTTALGFNTLDIDYDLGSWQKIINYDPSYWEVLVKETSSNDALMIRTNHFTATGIPTTPIGNAPNSIFVTVCITLPGNIQISISVPQVLVPYLVALGATVGPCSGSSNSGYIYYTTFHNHASGNIGNAGVILQYVILNL, encoded by the coding sequence ATGAGAAAACACTACTTATTTATCTTATTGTGTGTATTCACACTTTTAACGAATTGCTCAGGAGGAGATGATCCTCAAACCCCTTCCGAAAATGTCGGACCTTCAATGGTAAAAACCGGAAAACTGACTGGAAAAGTAATGTCACAAAATGGAACCAAACCCATTGGAGGTGCCTCCGTTTTTACTTTTGATGACAAGTATAAAATTTATTATACCACTTCAGACGCAGATGGAAATTTCACCTTGGTAGCTCCGACAGGAACTCGCACGATTCATATTCAAACGGGTAATGGTAGTAATTTCCGCACGGAAATTTCCACTACTGTAAAGGATAGTGAAACCTTGAATCTCGACGCCAGCCAAACCAAACTGAATCAGGTTGCAAAAATTGCTTATGTAAAAGGAACGTATGATAAAATCGAAGATATCATTCAGACCTTAGGTTATACCGCGACCGAAATTACTAATGCTGATCTTGCCAACCTAACCACTGTTGCGCAGTATGACATCATATTTCTTAACTGTGGATCAAGAAACAGCTATTCTTCAAATCCGGCACTCTATGCTGTCATTGATACTAATTTGGCAACTTTTGTTGCTAATGGAGGAAGTATCTATGCTTCAGACTGGGATGTTGCCTATTTAGTGGGCGGAGCAACTAATACCACTAACTGTTCTCTTCCGGGAGGATTTGTTCCTGATACAAAATTGTGCTCTAAAAATATCGGAAACTCAGGGACATTGGGCGCTACGGTAACTAATACCGGACTTACAACCGCTTTAGGTTTCAATACACTTGATATTGATTATGATCTAGGCTCCTGGCAAAAAATAATTAATTATGATCCTTCTTATTGGGAAGTTCTGGTTAAAGAAACCTCATCGAATGATGCTTTAATGATCAGAACCAATCATTTTACAGCAACAGGTATTCCGACCACACCGATAGGAAACGCCCCCAACTCAATATTTGTAACAGTTTGTATTACTCTTCCAGGAAATATCCAGATCAGTATTTCAGTTCCACAGGTATTAGTTCCTTATTTGGTGGCATTAGGTGCTACGGTAGGACCTTGTTCAGGATCCTCAAACAGCGGGTATATTTACTATACAACCTTCCATAATCATGCTTCGGGTAACATTGGAAACGCCGGTGTAATTCTACAATATGTAATCTTAAACTTATAA